One Alligator mississippiensis isolate rAllMis1 chromosome 1, rAllMis1, whole genome shotgun sequence genomic window carries:
- the AKAP12 gene encoding A-kinase anchor protein 12 isoform X3, protein MLGTITITVGQREPTNVILKEEIAENMETTQSEATDKDDKDGVKEDQMDAQDATEQLPSPEEKVEEIEQPSEPQSNDVGFKKVFKFVGFKFTVKKDKTEKSEPVQLLTVKKEDLVSADGAGDHKEVQLEQVEEATQSEVTHPVEKIEETTESEERKDESPPEKLAESPSEEAEGSKVAEVKKDPSKSPESPAALVNETSSPLRKFFTQGWAGFRKKTSFRKPKDDEQQSPENEKNEQEKDGAEIAVEPIEKEKIEEEKQEQDKEVVEIPTETNEREKTEKEKQDQGKDVTDVPLQASEKEKTDKEEQEQTVAEIPTEVSEKEKRSEKDVQEQERDVAETPEETTLKEVTVLSEQPVLQETTVSVSKESEGSFEEKIEQVKEYKIALEEKTELYSEEKSELEAPLSTEVFAEKSEGKIQEKSEPVAPLAMEVFDEKVETKVEACASTVEEKVIKAHEAELALDLSAAEQRPSSVPEQSFEGDTDLKKVQPTDEVLKDKETVCKIENDLIKQTEPVSEDVAVCKPPEGITNEVEMLSSQERAKVQGSPLKKLFTGTGLKKLSGKKHKGKREETKLGEPADQIQHLSDSLESPDEPKAESSASSPEESTEIPSVEKDINAIRASENEEGIILDTERKRENVTPWASFKKMVTPKKRIRRPSESDKEEEIDKGKTATLSSTKSENQEEAKENGEDLKLEKNTEDPKRKVDTSVSWEAFICVGSSKKRARKSSSSDEEVGQKPAQEGQKIDESGENKDTAADSMLTSSQESDHGHGGSSAEETGSPSEGEGFSTWESFKRLVTPRRKSKTKMEDKNEEPVTAASIEHSTSDGEPGKEESWVSFRKLMPGRRKKKSDGKLEQARVDEVGEILAETAEEDFDVPAVVPLSEYEAAEREKIEAQMAVQAEAAQEGTLEEEKAEKLQDALETDQSNEGLVHAVTVTVVEGERAVTSIEERSPSWISAAVTETIEQVKEEEKPAEQISEAEVIVEETVVVTKTLPEMRKDTSDDTLMSELELTSEAVTAREEATEVSCAEEATEVSLAEETTEMVSAVSQLPETPDTTEEVTPVQEVDGTEQNLEELNKHTREILEEVAERVKLSDEAQVISEETVIEVVTQTAQEIGLEIEDEAKEITLISQETVLVEWSVKEQEFGGGDIQPEREATIQEKNEMEENALEEVAEISETCAVMREHTGETTSLDILTDESQRQAPDHATVERHEEMSEEVRTPETSDSREREFYSSVTITPKAELEVEAEYVTAVKQHIAKEEEKLNLTELPAGETADEGDPKVDEAKVELSEELKQVVDIKTSLEPECSQVPVSAVPMLSDITAAAVQCGREDATPTLESKGREETVAEALVQGEVIEAPMKKEEEDSLFTVESKSTGVITTQLHMRSEVTEVPEQSELEDARATVETTRMAETSPEASLQREVTEVPEQSELEDTRSTVETTRLAETSPEASVQSEVTEDPLKKEVAETVLTVESEHIEAVVTDVSLQREVPAQSEVEDPFLTVETKHTKIVTDIPTQTERAETAMQSEVEDSFPASELKYSETIATEATMQTESDNAMPPLETKCPEKIEIESVLQSKVEDAVPTLESKCTEGITAGDSVQSEVPEVPVDRERDNALGSKCSEAVVTEAPVQGDIFPKEVPVYGKREKEHVEAKQMLLHTTSSKDCETKKIESEQMLKMEKDFHDSGKLEIAHGDTVYSVQREVVEPQEDTGSAIPEVESSEAQKASMPVTAASVEEQVISETVMLMETTDETVQAVASVPEKLTSEIVLDKSPSLTHVECDKFDGQFATIESQSTKIVLKIIQTAVDKLERTEKPMAVSIISESQQQTESTDRSQEGINVSEIQKCVLANQQLAKGEETGVSKEHEIQQPSTKEKATLERTTDVPVTADTSKERGSQDSVEIAAIPEAVLSESSGYQKPIVEISVSEDFTKKSLDTDQSELKKIEVKQTVEIQCIRQQMHIEREEEHHSQSVEDVVVHVEEDVNSQDPTSHYPEMNQSQSSLALTD, encoded by the coding sequence TTGGACAAAGAGAACCTACAAATGTGATTCTAAAAGAAGAGATAGCTGAAAATATGGAGACTACCCAATCAGAAGCAACTGATAAAGATGACAAAGATGGTGTGAAAGAAGATCAGATGGATGCACAAGATGCTACGGAACAGTTACCATCACCAGAGGAAAAAGTAGAAGAGATAGAACAACCCAGTGAACCACAATCTAATGATGTTGGATTTAAAAAGGTTTTTAAATTTGTTGGATTCAAATTTACTGTTAAAAAGGATAAGACTGAAaaatctgaacctgttcagctacTGACTGTAAAAAAAGAAGACCTAGTGTCTGCAGATGGAGCAGGAGATCATAAAGAAGTCCAGCTAGAACAGGTGGAAGAAGCAACACAAAGTGAAGTAACTCATCCTGTAGAAAAGATTGAAGAAACAACTGAGAGTGAGGAGAGGAAAGATGAGTCTCCTCCTGAAAAGCTGGCAGAAAGTCCAAGCGAGGAAGCAGAAGGGAGCAAAGTGGCAGAAGTTAAAAAAGATCCTAGCAAGTCACCAGAGTCTCCAGCTGCATTAGTTAACGAAACCTCATCACCACTAAGGAAATTCTTTACACAAGGTTGGGCGGGGTTTAGGAAAAAGACAAGTTTCAGGAAGCCTAAAGATGATGAACAGCAGTCTCCTGAGAACGAAAAAAACGAGCAAGAAAAGGACGGGGCAGAAATTGCAGTAGAACCAATTGAGAAAGAGAAAATTGAGGAAGAAAAGCAAGAACAAGACAAGGAGGTAGTAGAGATCCCTACAGaaacaaatgagagagagaaaacagagaaagaaaaacaggacCAAGGAAAGGATGTCACAGATGTCCCACTACAAGCAAGTGAGAAAGAAAAAACTGATAAAGAAGAGCAAGAGCAGACAGTAGCAGAGATCCCCACAGAAGTGAGTGAAAAGGAGAAGAGAAGTGAGAAAGATGTGCAAGAGCAAGAAAGAGATGTTGCAGAGACCCCAGAAGAAACAACATTGAAAGAAGTTACTGTTCTTTCTGAACAGCCAGTTCTACAGGAGACTACTGTAAGTGTCAGCAAGGAATCTGAGGGatcttttgaagaaaaaatagaACAAGTGAAAGAATATAAAATAGCCCTAGAGGAGAAAACTGAATTATATTCTGAGGAGAAATCTGAACTAGAGGCTCCATTGTCAACTGAAGTCTTTGCTGAAAAATCTGAAGGAAAAATTCAAGAAAAATCTGAGCCAGTAGCTCCATTGGCAATGGAAGTTTTTGATGAGAAGGTAGAGACAAAGGTAGAAGCTTGTGCTAGTACTGTAGAAGAGAAAGTGATTAAAGCACATGAGGCAGAACTAGCCCTTGATTTATCTGCAGCTGAACAGAGGCCCTCCTCAGTTCCTGAGCAGTCATTTGAAGGAGATACTGACCTAAAGAAAGTCCAACCAACTGATGAAGTTCTAAAAGACAAAGAAACAGTCTGCAAAATAGAGAATGATCTCATCAAACAAACAGAACCAGTCTCTGAAGATGTAGCTGTATGTAAGCCACCAGAAGGTATCACAAATGAGGTTGAAATGTTGTCATCACAAGAGAGAGCCAAAGTCCAAGGCAGCCCATTAAAGAAACTGTTTACAGGTACTGGCTTAAAGAAGCTTTCTGGAAAGAAGCataaaggaaaaagagaagaaactaAGTTGGGAGAACCAGCAGATCAAATTCAGCATCTGTCTGATTCTCTAGAAAGCCCAGATGAGCCAAAAGCAGAGAGCTCAGCCTCTTCCCCTGAAGAGTCAACTGAGATTCCATCCGTTGAAAAAGACATCAATGCAATCCGGGCAAGTGAAAATGAAGAAGGAATAATTTTAGACACAGAGCGGAAGAGAGAAAATGTTACTCCATGGGCATCATTTAAAAAGATGGTGACTCCAAAGAAACGTATAAGGAGGCCTTCTGAAAGTgacaaagaagaagaaatagaTAAAGGAAAAACTGCCACCCTTTCTTCTACTAAAAGTGAAAATCAGGAGGAAGCTAAAGAAAACGGTGAGGACCTGAAGTTAGAAAAAAACACAGAAGACCCAAAACGTAAAGTTGATACTTCAGTATCATGGGAGGCCTTCATTTGTGTAGGATCATCTAAGAAAAGAGCTAGAAAATCATCATCTTCTGATGAGGAAGTAGGACAGAAGCCTGCTCAAGAAGGCCAAAAAATAGACGAAAGTGGAGAAAACAAAGACACCGCAGCAGACTCCATGCTTACCAGTTCACAGGAAAGCGATCACGGGCATGGAGGTTCCTCAGCAGAAGAAACTGGAAGTCCATCCGAAGGTGAGGGTTTCTCAACATGGGAATCGTTTAAAAGATTAGTCACTCCGAGAAGAAAGTCCAAAACTAAAATGGAGGATAAAAATGAAGAACCTGTCACTGCTGCTAGCATAGAACATTCTACTTCTGATGGGGAGCCTGGAAAGGAAGAGTCTTGGGTctcatttagaaaattaatgccTGGCCGAAGGAAGAAAAAGTCAGACGGAAAACTAGAACAAGCTCGTGTTGATGAAGTTGGAGAAATATTAGCAGAAACTGCAGAGGAAGACTTTGATGTTCCAGCTGTTGTTCCTTTGTCGGAATATGAAGCAGCTGAACGAGAAAAAATTGAAGCCCAAATGGCAGTCCAAGCTGAAGCAGCACAGGAGGGAACTTTAGAGGAAGAAAAAGCTGAAAAATTACAAGATGCCTTAGAAACTGACCAATCCAATGAAGGACTTGTTCATGCAGTTACTGTGACAGTTGTGGAGGGGGAAAGAGCAGTTACCAGTATTGAAGAAAGATCACCATCCTGGATATCTGCTGCAGTGACAGAAACTATTGAACAggtgaaagaagaagaaaaaccagCTGAGCAGATATCTGAAGCAGAAGTCATTGTAGAGGAAACAGTAGTGGTTACTAAAACTTTGCCTGAGATGAGAAAGGACACAAGTGATGATACTCTAATGAGTGAGTTGGAGTTGACTTCAGAAGCTGTTACAGCTCGGGAAGAAGCAACAGAAGTTTCCTGTGCTGAAGAAGCAACAGAAGTGTCTCTTGCTGAGGAGACAACCGAGATGGTGTCAGCAGTCTCACAGTTACCTGAAACTCCAGATACTACTGAAGAAGTTACACCTGTGCAAGAGGTAGATGGCACCGAGCAAAATTTGGAAGAATTAAACAAACACACACGAGAAATTCTTGAGGAAGTTGCAGAAAGAGTTAAGCTGTCAGATGAAGCACAGGTGATTAGTGAAGAAACTGTGATAGAAGTAGTCACTCAGACTGCACAGGAGATTGGATTAGAAATAGAAGATGAAGCTAAGGAGATAACACTCATATCCCAAGAAACTGTGCTTGTTGAATGGTCAGTAAAGGAACAGGAATTTGGAGGAGGTGACATCCAACCGGAAAGAGAAGCAACtattcaagaaaaaaatgaaatggaagaaaaTGCTCTGGAGGAAGTGGCTGAGATAAGTGAAACATGCGCTGTGATGAGGGAACAtacaggagaaaccacaagtctTGATATACTGACTGATGAAAGTCAAAGGCAAGCACCTGACCATGCAACTGTAGAAAGACATGAAGAAATGTCCGAAGAGGTGAGAACTCCAGAGACATCAGACTCCAGAGAAAGAGAATTTTATAGTAGTGTCACAATAACTCCCAAGGCAGAGCTTGAGGTTGAAGCTGAGTATGTTACTGCAGTAAAACAACATATtgcaaaggaagaagaaaaactgaatttaacagagctgcctgcaggtgaGACCGCAGATGAAGGTGATCCGAAAGTGGATGAAGCAAAGGTTGAGTTGTCTGAGGAACTTAAACAAGTAGTAGACATCAAGACTAGCTTGGAACCAGAGTGCAGCCAAGTACCTGTATCAGCAGTCCCTATGCTAAGTGATATAACTGCGGCTGCTGTTCAGTGTGGGAGGGAAGATGCGACACCCACCTTGGAATCAAAAGGAAGAGAGGAAACTGTAGCGGAGGCCCTCGTGCAGGGTGAAGTGATTGAGGCTCCTAtgaagaaagaggaggaagattCCTTGTTTACTGTAGAATCAAAAAGCACAGGAGTAATTACAACACAGCTCCATATGAGGAGTGAAGTAACTGAGGTCCCTGAGCAGAGTGAATTGGAAGATGCCAGAGCTACTGTAGAAACAACACGCATGGCGGAAACTTCTCCTGAAGCTTCTTTGCAGAGGGAAGTGACTGAAGTCCCTGAGCAGAGTGAATTGGAAGATACCAGATCTACTGTGGAAACAACACGCCTGGCAGAAACTTCTCCTGAAGCTTCTGTGCAGAGTGAAGTGACTGAGGATCCTTTGAAGAAAGAGGTGGCAGAGACTGTGCTTACTGTAGAATCAGAGCACATAGAAGCGGTTGTGACAGATGTCTCCCTGCAGAGGGAAGTCCCTGCGCAGAGTGAGGTGGAAGATCCTTTCCTTACTGTGGAGACAAAACATACCAAAATTGTAACGGACATCCCCACACAGACTGAAAGAGCTGAGACTGCGATGCAGAGTGAGGTAGAAGATTCTTTTCCTGCCTCAGAATTAAAATATTCAGAAACAATTGCAACTGAGGCCACTATGCAGACGGAGTCAGATAATGCCATGCCTCCTTTAGAAACAAAATGCCcagaaaaaatagaaattgaGTCTGTTTTGCAGAGTAAGGTGGAAGATGCTGTGCCTACCTTAGAATCAAAATGCACAGAAGGAATCACAGCTGGGGATTCTGTGCAGAGTGAGGTACCTGAAGTCCCTGTggatagagagagagacaatGCTTTAGGATCAAAATGCAGCGAAGCAGTTGTAACTGAGGCCCCTGTTCAGGGAGACATATTTCCTAAAGAAGTGCCAGTttatggaaagagagaaaaagagcatGTGGAAGCAAAACAAATGCTTTTACATACAACGAGTTCAAAGGACTGTGAGACTAAGAAAATTGAATCTGAGCAAATGTTGAAAATGGAAAAAGATTTCCATGATTCTGGAAAATTGGAAATTGCACATGGTGATACAGTTTATTCAGTGCAGCGAGAAGTAGTGGAGCCCCAGGAAGATACAGGCTCAGCCATTCCTGAAGTTGAAAGCTCTGAAGCGCAAAAAGCATCTATGCCGGTAACAGCTGCCTCAGTTGAAGAGCAGGTAATTTCTGAAACGGTAATGCTGATGGAAACCACAGATGAAACTGTACAGGCTGTAGCATCAGTACCTGAAAAACTGACTTCTGAAATAGTACTAGATAAAAGCCCTTCTCTAACCCACGTGGAATGTGACAAATTTGATGGTCAGTTTGCGACTATAGAATCTCAAAGTACAAAAATTGTATTAAAGATCATTCAGACTGCTGTTGACAAACTTGAGAGGACAGAAAAGCCAATGGCTGTAAGCATCATATCTgaatcacagcagcagacagAGTCAACAGACAGAAGCCAAGAAGGTATAAATGTATCTGAAATACAGAAATGTGTTCTGGCCAATCAGCAACTCGCAAAAGGTGAAGAGACAGGAGTGAGTAAAGAACACGAGATCCAGCAACCATCTACAAAGGAAAAAGCTACTCTAGAGCGAACAACAGATGTGCCAGTCACTGCTGACACATCTAAAGAGAGAGGCAGTCAGGATTCAGTAGAAATTGCAGCCATCCCTGAAGCGGTTTTAAGTGAAAGTTCAGGCTATCAAAAGCCAATAGTAGAAATTAGTGTTTCAGAAGACTTCACCAAAAAGTCCCTTGATACAGACCAATCAGAGCTGAAGAAAATAGAAGTTAAACAGACAGTGGAAATCCAGTGTATACGCCAGCAAATGCACATAGAAAGGGAGGAAGAACATCATAGCCAGTCAGTGGAAGATGTGGTGGTGCACGTGGAAGAAGATGTAAATAGTCAAGACCCCACATCTCATTACCCTGAAATGAATCAAAGTCAGAGCTCATTGGCTTTGACTGACTAA